The following proteins are encoded in a genomic region of Athene noctua chromosome 9, bAthNoc1.hap1.1, whole genome shotgun sequence:
- the KIFC3 gene encoding kinesin-like protein KIFC3 isoform X3, with translation MHVLCALAGLSVQGWSKSGSKRSGMQAVESIPARGEEDKSSSLEGYFCQPAGTMQRLACGGGRFQKMCSGPGFAWPGPQRCRRAGDPRAMITPPKTWDLGSVSSARAAWKTKVLPADGHGQDTLVPGSGSDASPHVPLLPALVHRKILSVSCPDAANPRRFCLALQALQETAGEWQEESQHQAPPLATEEPLASPREPAAAIPVQTAPTMNLEKTGGRLCSGKRASLPVSRPFPVIQKVMASMAHLQEEKLRLQEELLGLQEKLAAQENDELSRSLQLQGQVESLKAKLLEQAQEISRLRSELGGTDAEKHRDLLVAENERLRQEMKACEGELRELRRQQQVPCRDCAHLQENAGLQERLSQLQREAEEARAKLAELDLEVQQKTNRLAEVELRLKDSLAERAEEEERLSRRLRDSQETIASLKSQPQQIKYIIKTVEVESAKAKQALCESQSRNQYLQEQVGMQRQVLKEMEQQLQSSQKTAAQLRAQIMMYEAELERAHGQMLEEMQAMEEEKNRAIEEAFSRAQVEMKAVHENLAGVRTNLLTLQPALRTLTHDYNNLKRQVRDFPLLLQETLRSARAEIGQAIEEVHSTNRELLRKYRRELQLRKKCHNELVRLKGNIRVFGRVRPITKEDGEGPEAANMVTFDADDDAVLHLLHKGKQVSFELDKVFPPQASQEEVFQEVQALVTSCIDGYNVCIFAYGQTGAGKTYTMEGTAANPGINQRALQLLFSEVRGKAADWDYAISVSAAEIYNEALRDLLGKEPQEKLEIKLCPDGSGQLYVPGLTEFRVQSVEDINKVFEFGHVNRATECTNLNEHSSRSHALLIITVRGLDRSTGLRTTGKLNLVDLAGSERVGRSGAEGSRLREAQHINKSLSALGDVIYALRSRQGHVPFRNSKLTYLLQDSLSGDSKTLMMVQVSPAEKNTSETLCSLKFAERVRSVELGPVSRKAELASWPSQEQLEGEAPSGRGHASPSLGQFSGRATSIRRKLQTSA, from the exons ATGCACGTGCTGTGCGCACTGGCGGGGCTGTCGGTCCAGGGCTGGAGCAAGAGTGGCAGCAAGAGGAGCGGGATGCAGGCTgtggagagcatccctgcccgcGGCGAGGAGGACAAGAGCAGCAGCCTCGAGGGGTATTTCTGCCAACCTGCGGGCACCATGCAGAGACTGGCCTGTGGAGGAGGACGCTTCCAAAAAATGTGCTCAGGACCAGGGTTTGCCTGGCCAGGCCCGCAG AGGTGTCGCCGCGCTGGGGACCCCCGTGCCATGATCACACCCCCCAAAACCTGGGACCTGGGATCCGTGTCCTCTGCCAGAGCCGCCTGGAAGACGAAGGTCCTTCCCGCGGACG GCCACGGGCAGGACACGCTTGTCCCTGGGAGCGGGTCGGACGCCTCTCCCCACGTtcctctgctgcctgcactggTTCACCGTAAAATCCTCAGCGTGAGCTGCCCAGACGCTGCAAACCCCCGCAGGTTCTGCCTGGCTCTCCAG GCCCTGCAGGAGACGGCAGGCGAGTGGCAGGAGGAGAGCCAGCACCAGGCCCCACCACTGGCCACGGAGGAGCCACTGGCATCCCCCCGTGAGCCAGCAGCTGCCATACCAGTGCAGACAGCCCCCACCATGAACCTGGAGAAAACAG GAGGGAGGCTGTGCAGTGGGAAACGTGCCAGCCTGCCAGTGTCCCGTCCCTTCCCGGTGATCCAGAAGGTGATGGCCTCCATGGCACATCTGCAGGAGGAGAAGCTGCGACTGCAGGAGGAgttgctggggctgcaggagaaACTGGCTGCCCAGGAGAACGACGAGCTCTCCCGGTCTCTCCAGCTGCAAGGCCAG GTTGAAAGTCTGAAGGCGAAACTCCTGGAGCAGGCACAGGAGATCAGCCGGCTGCGCTCAGAGCTG GGGGGCACGGATGCAGAGAAGCACCGGGACCTGCTGGTAGCAGAGAATGAGCGCTTGCGGCAGGAGATGAAGGCGTGCGAGggggagctgcgggagctgcggcggcagcagcaggtgCCGTGCCGGGACTGTGCCCACCTCCAG GAGAATGCCGGGCTGCAGGAGCGGCTCTCCCAGCTGCAGCGGGAGgcagaggaggcacgggccaagCTGGCGGAGCTGGACCTGGAGGTGCAGCAGAAGACAAACCGCTTGGCTGAGGTGGAGCTGCGGCTCAAGGACTCCCTGGCCGAGAGagccgaggaggaggagcggCTCAGCCGGCGGCTGCGGGACAGCCAGGAGACCATCGCCAGCCTCAAATCCCAGCCCCAGCAGATAAAG TACATCATCAAGACGGTGGAGGTAGAGTCAGCCAAGGCAAAGCAAGCCCTGTGCGAGAGCCAGTCCCGAAACCAGTATCTGCAGGAGCAGGTGGGGATGCAGAGGCAAGTGCTGAAGGAGATGGAGCAGCAGCTACAGAGCTCCCAGAAGACGGCGGCTCAGCTCCGAGCTCAG ATCATGATGTACGAGGCCGAGCTGGAGCGAGCCCATGGGCAGATGCTGGAGGAGATGCAGGccatggaggaggagaagaacCGCGCCATTGAAGAGGCATTTTCTCGTGCCCAAGTAGAGATGAAGGCAGTGCATGAAAACCTGGCGG GTGTCCGGACCAACCTGCTGACGCTGCAGCCAGCACTGCGCACCCTCACCCATGACTACAACAACCTGAAGCGTCAGGTCCGTGACTTCCCCCTGCTCCTTCAGGAGACCCTGCGGAGTGCCAGGGCCGAG ATTGGCCAGGCCATCGAGGAGGTGCACAGCACCAACCGGGAGCTGCTGCGCAAGTACCGGCGGGAGCTGCAGCTCCGCAAGAAGTGCCACAACGAGCTGGTGCGGTTGAAAG GAAACATCCGTGTTTTTGGGCGAGTCCGCCCCATCACAAAGGAGGATGGCGAGGGCCCGGAGGCAGCCAACATGGTGACCTTTGATGCCGATGATGACGCTGTCCTGCATCTCCTCCACAAGGGGAAGCAGGTGTCCTTCGAACTGGATAAGGTCTTCCCCCCACAAGCGTCccaggaggag gtgTTTCAGGAGGTTCAAGCCCTGGTCACCTCCTGCATCGATGGCTACAACGTCTGCATCTTCGCCTATGGGCAGACAGGGGCAGGAAAAACCTACACAATGGAG GGAACAGCAGCAAACCCAGGGATCAACCAGCGggccctgcagctcctcttctCCGAGGTGCGGGGCAAGGCAGCTGACTGGGACTACGCCATCAGCGTTAGTGCCGCCGAGATTTACAACGAGGCACTCAG GGACTTGCTGGGGAAGGAGCCGCAGGAGAAGCTGGAGATCAAGCTATGCCCCGATGGCAGCGGACAGCTCTATGTGCCCGGGCTGACCGAGTTCAGGGTGCAGAGCGTGGAGGACATCAACAAG GTCTTTGAGTTTGGCCACGTCAACCGGGCAACGGAGTGCACCAACCTGAATGAGCACAGCTCTCGCTCCCACGCCCTCCTCATCATCACTGTCCGTGGCCTCGACCGCAGCACAGGGCTCCGCACCACAG GGAAGCTGAACCTGGTGGACCTGGCGGGATCAGAGCGGGTTGGGCGGTCGGGTGCGGAGGGCAGCAGGCTCCGCGAGGCGCAGCACATCAACAAGTCCCTCTCGGCGCTGGGTGACGTCATTTATGCCCTGCGCTCCCGGCAGGGCCACGTGCCCTTCCGCAACTCCAAGCTGACCTACCTGCTGCAGGACTCACTCAGCGGCGACAGCAAGACCCTCATGATGGTGCAG GTCTCCCCCGCCGAAAAAAACACCAGCGAGACACTGTGCTCCCTGAAGTTTGCTGAGAGGGTTCGCTCCGTGGAGCTGGGTCCCGTCTCCCGCAAGGCTGAGCTGGCCTCCTggcccagccaggagcagctggag GGTGAGGCACCCTCCGGCCGAGGCCACGCGTCCCCCAGCCTTGGGCAGTTCTCCGGCCGTGCCACCTCCATCCGCAGGAAGCTCCAGACCTCAG CCTGA
- the KIFC3 gene encoding kinesin-like protein KIFC3 isoform X2: protein MHVLCALAGLSVQGWSKSGSKRSGMQAVESIPARGEEDKSSSLEGYFCQPAGTMQRLACGGGRFQKMCSGPGFAWPGPQRCRRAGDPRAMITPPKTWDLGSVSSARAAWKTKVLPADGHGQDTLVPGSGSDASPHVPLLPALVHRKILSVSCPDAANPRRFCLALQALQETAGEWQEESQHQAPPLATEEPLASPREPAAAIPVQTAPTMNLEKTGGRLCSGKRASLPVSRPFPVIQKVMASMAHLQEEKLRLQEELLGLQEKLAAQENDELSRSLQLQGQVESLKAKLLEQAQEISRLRSELGGTDAEKHRDLLVAENERLRQEMKACEGELRELRRQQQVPCRDCAHLQENAGLQERLSQLQREAEEARAKLAELDLEVQQKTNRLAEVELRLKDSLAERAEEEERLSRRLRDSQETIASLKSQPQQIKYIIKTVEVESAKAKQALCESQSRNQYLQEQVGMQRQVLKEMEQQLQSSQKTAAQLRAQIMMYEAELERAHGQMLEEMQAMEEEKNRAIEEAFSRAQVEMKAVHENLAGVRTNLLTLQPALRTLTHDYNNLKRQVRDFPLLLQETLRSARAEIGQAIEEVHSTNRELLRKYRRELQLRKKCHNELVRLKGNIRVFGRVRPITKEDGEGPEAANMVTFDADDDAVLHLLHKGKQVSFELDKVFPPQASQEEVFQEVQALVTSCIDGYNVCIFAYGQTGAGKTYTMEGTAANPGINQRALQLLFSEVRGKAADWDYAISVSAAEIYNEALRDLLGKEPQEKLEIKLCPDGSGQLYVPGLTEFRVQSVEDINKVFEFGHVNRATECTNLNEHSSRSHALLIITVRGLDRSTGLRTTGKLNLVDLAGSERVGRSGAEGSRLREAQHINKSLSALGDVIYALRSRQGHVPFRNSKLTYLLQDSLSGDSKTLMMVQVSPAEKNTSETLCSLKFAERVRSVELGPVSRKAELASWPSQEQLEGEAPSGRGHASPSLGQFSGRATSIRRKLQTSGKLRPVPV, encoded by the exons ATGCACGTGCTGTGCGCACTGGCGGGGCTGTCGGTCCAGGGCTGGAGCAAGAGTGGCAGCAAGAGGAGCGGGATGCAGGCTgtggagagcatccctgcccgcGGCGAGGAGGACAAGAGCAGCAGCCTCGAGGGGTATTTCTGCCAACCTGCGGGCACCATGCAGAGACTGGCCTGTGGAGGAGGACGCTTCCAAAAAATGTGCTCAGGACCAGGGTTTGCCTGGCCAGGCCCGCAG AGGTGTCGCCGCGCTGGGGACCCCCGTGCCATGATCACACCCCCCAAAACCTGGGACCTGGGATCCGTGTCCTCTGCCAGAGCCGCCTGGAAGACGAAGGTCCTTCCCGCGGACG GCCACGGGCAGGACACGCTTGTCCCTGGGAGCGGGTCGGACGCCTCTCCCCACGTtcctctgctgcctgcactggTTCACCGTAAAATCCTCAGCGTGAGCTGCCCAGACGCTGCAAACCCCCGCAGGTTCTGCCTGGCTCTCCAG GCCCTGCAGGAGACGGCAGGCGAGTGGCAGGAGGAGAGCCAGCACCAGGCCCCACCACTGGCCACGGAGGAGCCACTGGCATCCCCCCGTGAGCCAGCAGCTGCCATACCAGTGCAGACAGCCCCCACCATGAACCTGGAGAAAACAG GAGGGAGGCTGTGCAGTGGGAAACGTGCCAGCCTGCCAGTGTCCCGTCCCTTCCCGGTGATCCAGAAGGTGATGGCCTCCATGGCACATCTGCAGGAGGAGAAGCTGCGACTGCAGGAGGAgttgctggggctgcaggagaaACTGGCTGCCCAGGAGAACGACGAGCTCTCCCGGTCTCTCCAGCTGCAAGGCCAG GTTGAAAGTCTGAAGGCGAAACTCCTGGAGCAGGCACAGGAGATCAGCCGGCTGCGCTCAGAGCTG GGGGGCACGGATGCAGAGAAGCACCGGGACCTGCTGGTAGCAGAGAATGAGCGCTTGCGGCAGGAGATGAAGGCGTGCGAGggggagctgcgggagctgcggcggcagcagcaggtgCCGTGCCGGGACTGTGCCCACCTCCAG GAGAATGCCGGGCTGCAGGAGCGGCTCTCCCAGCTGCAGCGGGAGgcagaggaggcacgggccaagCTGGCGGAGCTGGACCTGGAGGTGCAGCAGAAGACAAACCGCTTGGCTGAGGTGGAGCTGCGGCTCAAGGACTCCCTGGCCGAGAGagccgaggaggaggagcggCTCAGCCGGCGGCTGCGGGACAGCCAGGAGACCATCGCCAGCCTCAAATCCCAGCCCCAGCAGATAAAG TACATCATCAAGACGGTGGAGGTAGAGTCAGCCAAGGCAAAGCAAGCCCTGTGCGAGAGCCAGTCCCGAAACCAGTATCTGCAGGAGCAGGTGGGGATGCAGAGGCAAGTGCTGAAGGAGATGGAGCAGCAGCTACAGAGCTCCCAGAAGACGGCGGCTCAGCTCCGAGCTCAG ATCATGATGTACGAGGCCGAGCTGGAGCGAGCCCATGGGCAGATGCTGGAGGAGATGCAGGccatggaggaggagaagaacCGCGCCATTGAAGAGGCATTTTCTCGTGCCCAAGTAGAGATGAAGGCAGTGCATGAAAACCTGGCGG GTGTCCGGACCAACCTGCTGACGCTGCAGCCAGCACTGCGCACCCTCACCCATGACTACAACAACCTGAAGCGTCAGGTCCGTGACTTCCCCCTGCTCCTTCAGGAGACCCTGCGGAGTGCCAGGGCCGAG ATTGGCCAGGCCATCGAGGAGGTGCACAGCACCAACCGGGAGCTGCTGCGCAAGTACCGGCGGGAGCTGCAGCTCCGCAAGAAGTGCCACAACGAGCTGGTGCGGTTGAAAG GAAACATCCGTGTTTTTGGGCGAGTCCGCCCCATCACAAAGGAGGATGGCGAGGGCCCGGAGGCAGCCAACATGGTGACCTTTGATGCCGATGATGACGCTGTCCTGCATCTCCTCCACAAGGGGAAGCAGGTGTCCTTCGAACTGGATAAGGTCTTCCCCCCACAAGCGTCccaggaggag gtgTTTCAGGAGGTTCAAGCCCTGGTCACCTCCTGCATCGATGGCTACAACGTCTGCATCTTCGCCTATGGGCAGACAGGGGCAGGAAAAACCTACACAATGGAG GGAACAGCAGCAAACCCAGGGATCAACCAGCGggccctgcagctcctcttctCCGAGGTGCGGGGCAAGGCAGCTGACTGGGACTACGCCATCAGCGTTAGTGCCGCCGAGATTTACAACGAGGCACTCAG GGACTTGCTGGGGAAGGAGCCGCAGGAGAAGCTGGAGATCAAGCTATGCCCCGATGGCAGCGGACAGCTCTATGTGCCCGGGCTGACCGAGTTCAGGGTGCAGAGCGTGGAGGACATCAACAAG GTCTTTGAGTTTGGCCACGTCAACCGGGCAACGGAGTGCACCAACCTGAATGAGCACAGCTCTCGCTCCCACGCCCTCCTCATCATCACTGTCCGTGGCCTCGACCGCAGCACAGGGCTCCGCACCACAG GGAAGCTGAACCTGGTGGACCTGGCGGGATCAGAGCGGGTTGGGCGGTCGGGTGCGGAGGGCAGCAGGCTCCGCGAGGCGCAGCACATCAACAAGTCCCTCTCGGCGCTGGGTGACGTCATTTATGCCCTGCGCTCCCGGCAGGGCCACGTGCCCTTCCGCAACTCCAAGCTGACCTACCTGCTGCAGGACTCACTCAGCGGCGACAGCAAGACCCTCATGATGGTGCAG GTCTCCCCCGCCGAAAAAAACACCAGCGAGACACTGTGCTCCCTGAAGTTTGCTGAGAGGGTTCGCTCCGTGGAGCTGGGTCCCGTCTCCCGCAAGGCTGAGCTGGCCTCCTggcccagccaggagcagctggag GGTGAGGCACCCTCCGGCCGAGGCCACGCGTCCCCCAGCCTTGGGCAGTTCTCCGGCCGTGCCACCTCCATCCGCAGGAAGCTCCAGACCTCAG GGAAGCTGAGGCCGGTCCCAGTGTGA
- the KIFC3 gene encoding kinesin-like protein KIFC3 isoform X6, which yields MHVLCALAGLSVQGWSKSGSKRSGMQAVESIPARGEEDKSSSLEGYFCQPAGTMQRLACGGGRFQKMCSGPGFAWPGPQRCRRAGDPRAMITPPKTWDLGSVSSARAAWKTKVLPADGHGQDTLVPGSGSDASPHVPLLPALVHRKILSVSCPDAANPRRFCLALQALQETAGEWQEESQHQAPPLATEEPLASPREPAAAIPVQTAPTMNLEKTGGRLCSGKRASLPVSRPFPVIQKVMASMAHLQEEKLRLQEELLGLQEKLAAQENDELSRSLQLQGQVESLKAKLLEQAQEISRLRSELGGTDAEKHRDLLVAENERLRQEMKACEGELRELRRQQQVPCRDCAHLQENAGLQERLSQLQREAEEARAKLAELDLEVQQKTNRLAEVELRLKDSLAERAEEEERLSRRLRDSQETIASLKSQPQQIKYIIKTVEVESAKAKQALCESQSRNQYLQEQVGMQRQVLKEMEQQLQSSQKTAAQLRAQIMMYEAELERAHGQMLEEMQAMEEEKNRAIEEAFSRAQVEMKAVHENLAGVRTNLLTLQPALRTLTHDYNNLKRQVRDFPLLLQETLRSARAEIGQAIEEVHSTNRELLRKYRRELQLRKKCHNELVRLKGNIRVFGRVRPITKEDGEGPEAANMVTFDADDDAVLHLLHKGKQVSFELDKVFPPQASQEEVFQEVQALVTSCIDGYNVCIFAYGQTGAGKTYTMEGTAANPGINQRALQLLFSEVRGKAADWDYAISVSAAEIYNEALSDGYPFAQGLAGEGAAGEAGDQAMPRWQRTALCARADRVQGAERGGHQQGL from the exons ATGCACGTGCTGTGCGCACTGGCGGGGCTGTCGGTCCAGGGCTGGAGCAAGAGTGGCAGCAAGAGGAGCGGGATGCAGGCTgtggagagcatccctgcccgcGGCGAGGAGGACAAGAGCAGCAGCCTCGAGGGGTATTTCTGCCAACCTGCGGGCACCATGCAGAGACTGGCCTGTGGAGGAGGACGCTTCCAAAAAATGTGCTCAGGACCAGGGTTTGCCTGGCCAGGCCCGCAG AGGTGTCGCCGCGCTGGGGACCCCCGTGCCATGATCACACCCCCCAAAACCTGGGACCTGGGATCCGTGTCCTCTGCCAGAGCCGCCTGGAAGACGAAGGTCCTTCCCGCGGACG GCCACGGGCAGGACACGCTTGTCCCTGGGAGCGGGTCGGACGCCTCTCCCCACGTtcctctgctgcctgcactggTTCACCGTAAAATCCTCAGCGTGAGCTGCCCAGACGCTGCAAACCCCCGCAGGTTCTGCCTGGCTCTCCAG GCCCTGCAGGAGACGGCAGGCGAGTGGCAGGAGGAGAGCCAGCACCAGGCCCCACCACTGGCCACGGAGGAGCCACTGGCATCCCCCCGTGAGCCAGCAGCTGCCATACCAGTGCAGACAGCCCCCACCATGAACCTGGAGAAAACAG GAGGGAGGCTGTGCAGTGGGAAACGTGCCAGCCTGCCAGTGTCCCGTCCCTTCCCGGTGATCCAGAAGGTGATGGCCTCCATGGCACATCTGCAGGAGGAGAAGCTGCGACTGCAGGAGGAgttgctggggctgcaggagaaACTGGCTGCCCAGGAGAACGACGAGCTCTCCCGGTCTCTCCAGCTGCAAGGCCAG GTTGAAAGTCTGAAGGCGAAACTCCTGGAGCAGGCACAGGAGATCAGCCGGCTGCGCTCAGAGCTG GGGGGCACGGATGCAGAGAAGCACCGGGACCTGCTGGTAGCAGAGAATGAGCGCTTGCGGCAGGAGATGAAGGCGTGCGAGggggagctgcgggagctgcggcggcagcagcaggtgCCGTGCCGGGACTGTGCCCACCTCCAG GAGAATGCCGGGCTGCAGGAGCGGCTCTCCCAGCTGCAGCGGGAGgcagaggaggcacgggccaagCTGGCGGAGCTGGACCTGGAGGTGCAGCAGAAGACAAACCGCTTGGCTGAGGTGGAGCTGCGGCTCAAGGACTCCCTGGCCGAGAGagccgaggaggaggagcggCTCAGCCGGCGGCTGCGGGACAGCCAGGAGACCATCGCCAGCCTCAAATCCCAGCCCCAGCAGATAAAG TACATCATCAAGACGGTGGAGGTAGAGTCAGCCAAGGCAAAGCAAGCCCTGTGCGAGAGCCAGTCCCGAAACCAGTATCTGCAGGAGCAGGTGGGGATGCAGAGGCAAGTGCTGAAGGAGATGGAGCAGCAGCTACAGAGCTCCCAGAAGACGGCGGCTCAGCTCCGAGCTCAG ATCATGATGTACGAGGCCGAGCTGGAGCGAGCCCATGGGCAGATGCTGGAGGAGATGCAGGccatggaggaggagaagaacCGCGCCATTGAAGAGGCATTTTCTCGTGCCCAAGTAGAGATGAAGGCAGTGCATGAAAACCTGGCGG GTGTCCGGACCAACCTGCTGACGCTGCAGCCAGCACTGCGCACCCTCACCCATGACTACAACAACCTGAAGCGTCAGGTCCGTGACTTCCCCCTGCTCCTTCAGGAGACCCTGCGGAGTGCCAGGGCCGAG ATTGGCCAGGCCATCGAGGAGGTGCACAGCACCAACCGGGAGCTGCTGCGCAAGTACCGGCGGGAGCTGCAGCTCCGCAAGAAGTGCCACAACGAGCTGGTGCGGTTGAAAG GAAACATCCGTGTTTTTGGGCGAGTCCGCCCCATCACAAAGGAGGATGGCGAGGGCCCGGAGGCAGCCAACATGGTGACCTTTGATGCCGATGATGACGCTGTCCTGCATCTCCTCCACAAGGGGAAGCAGGTGTCCTTCGAACTGGATAAGGTCTTCCCCCCACAAGCGTCccaggaggag gtgTTTCAGGAGGTTCAAGCCCTGGTCACCTCCTGCATCGATGGCTACAACGTCTGCATCTTCGCCTATGGGCAGACAGGGGCAGGAAAAACCTACACAATGGAG GGAACAGCAGCAAACCCAGGGATCAACCAGCGggccctgcagctcctcttctCCGAGGTGCGGGGCAAGGCAGCTGACTGGGACTACGCCATCAGCGTTAGTGCCGCCGAGATTTACAACGAGGCACTCAG TGATGGGTACCCCTTTGCCCAGGGACTTGCTGGGGAAGGAGCCGCAGGAGAAGCTGGAGATCAAGCTATGCCCCGATGGCAGCGGACAGCTCTATGTGCCCGGGCTGACCGAGTTCAGGGTGCAGAGCGTGGAGGACATCAACAAG GTCTTTGA